The SAR202 cluster bacterium genomic interval TAAAGATAATCCTAAGGCTCCCACATATAGGAAAATATCTTTAACTATTTTAGTAATGTTATGTGTTTCATTTGTTCTTCAATATGGGTTAGGAATATATTAATAACAAATAAACATAATTTAATAATTTGTTTCAAATGCCCAATACTTAATCAAATGATGAGCTATCGCTATCGACCCGGGAAGGTAAAAATCGTGAGATTCCCCTTTTGCTTGAGCTTCAAAAGCTCTGATGATTTCTTCTCTAGAAAACCATCTTACGTCTGATAATTCTTCTTCATCTA includes:
- a CDS encoding NUDIX domain-containing protein codes for the protein AESIEEAVRREVKEESGVDIKSVIYHSSQPWPYPHSLMIGCLAEAQDTQISIDEEELSDVRWFSREEIIRAFEAQAKGESHDFYLPGSIAIAHHLIKYWAFETNY